A region of the Apus apus isolate bApuApu2 chromosome 5, bApuApu2.pri.cur, whole genome shotgun sequence genome:
TGGGAccagagaagcaggagcagagtcAAATGCCACCCAAGGAGGGAGAAGccccgccagagcagggctgcacaGCCTGTATATCACATTAGTCTGTTCTtgagcacagctcagctcagccacACTGCTGTCAACTCCTGTTATGTGAAGCTAAGTGACAACTGCAAGGAAGCACTTATTTTAAGAGGAACTAATTATTGCCATCCATTTTATTTGGGAGAACTTTGTCCCTCCCAAACGGTTGGCAGTCATGATTGTTTGGGGTCTGTCAAGAGTTCAGGGTTTGTCAATGATAATGGCTCTGGAGCAAGCTTTCACTGGAAAGGAAActgcttttgcagcagaaaaCCACATGCATgcagaagcacagaagaaatcattttttccagctgtctgCCAAGGACTTGATAAAAGGCACTGCTCATACTGTCTGTTTGGCTGCAACAAGCAAAGGTACCTAGAGCTGGGAGAGAGGCTTCTTGGTAATGCAGAATCAGTCCCTAGCAAAGGTTCTATTTTCAAAATGAGCATGTAAGGAACAGAACCGAAGACCTGCAGCTGGTGCAAACTGGCACAGCTTTATGGTAGACAGTGGGATAGTGCTGGCAAAAGCATTTGGGCCTACATATCTGTGCAATAGCAAGAGAAATCCAAATAAACTGAGCCCCAGATAAACTGAACCCCAGATAAACCTAGTCATACTCATTTCAGATCAGGTGCTCCCAGGTGGCTCCAAGTTTTTAGACCACGGGGTGCAAGTCACCAATCAAGCTAATAATAGAAGCCCACTGACTGCCATTCCCATTAATTAATAAATCCAGCTGGGTTTGCTTGTGTGTTTTCCTATTTAGCCATGTATTCCTTGGATGGTTATCAGACACACCAGGCTTATGTGAACTATCCCTGCAAATTTGAGATACAGTGAACTGAAGTAGCTCCAGGACTTAATACTCACTCCATATGACTCAAGGTGGAGTTATCAGCATcatctctgctgccagcccaagCAGCCCATCCCAGGAGTGACTTGTTTGAAGCAGCAAAAACCAGAAGATATTTCATCCTGCCTTACTACAAATTCTCCTGCAGAGGATGGGGGTTGCCAGTTCCTTTGCTCAGGCactccaccagcagcagtggagcCCCCATAAAGCTGCTACAGACCTGCCCCTGAGAAAGACAACTCTGAGTGCTGACACCTGGGATTAAGACACTCCAGTGGCTGCCTCACACATCTGGTCTGTGTTAGGACTGATACACTggcaaagaaaacacacactgCTCCAAGCAGGGATGGTTAACCCACTCGTGACTGAGCCTCTGTGGAGCACCTGGCCAGGCTGAGGACTGTGAAATACCTGGCCAAGCCTCAGCAGAACTCAGCTCAAATCTCAGCAGTGGCCTGTGCTTCCTAGGTGAAATCAGGGAGCAATTCAGGTGCCTAAATGTAGGTGTCGAGTGCCACTGAGGATGCCTCAGGTTATGCAAGATATCTGCCAAAGCCTGGCAGCTGTTACATGGCTTCAATAGGAAATTGCCTCTTCTGGGTGGAGGAGTGCTATGGTTAGGgcatctcttttctttccaaaatatcTCAACCTCAGTTGTCTGGCCTTGCAGCAGAGACAACCTGTCCTCTTTGCTCTGAGACAGCAGGCCATTGGAATAGCCACACAGCACCCACCACAATGACACCCTGGACCTTGGTTTGGAACTGTAGGTACTGCTCTAGTACTGATCATATTGCAGTCCATGAGGACAGCTGCCTTCCCAACATGTGCAGCACCTACTAGAACATATTTTTGACCCATATACCAGATGACCATGATCTAGTGCACAACCTGGGTAAAGAGGTCCTTTAGTCCCTATAATACAAATACACCCTTATGCCTTCCCTGTCCCCTCATTGATGTACATTGTCAAGGTTTCTCCTTATGAAAGGTTTGAGGCAAACCCACCCCATGAGAACCCATTCCTCAGGCACTTGGTTTCAAAGGATGCCAAAGCACCTCCTCTGTGAGTCCAAAGACCCAGCCTGATTATGAACTTGTTAGATTCCTATTGAGGGCACAGGAACTGCATTTACTGGTCAAAGCTCCTGCAGAAGTTGGGTGTTGCtttgggcagagcagagccctcCCTTGCCTGCACTGGGTGAGCAGGCATCATCCTTCCCAGACAGGTTCATGTGGCCAGACTGTACCAGGAGGGCTGCATATGGAGGATGAAGTGAGAGCAGCAGACCCTTGTGGTGAGGACCACAGCAGGTTTACACTGTCAGTTGGAGACAGATTACAGTCCCAGGAGCCTGGCAGCTACCAATCCCTGCTGGAGCCTGGGCAACAACTTTCTTTGGGCCAAGAtcacctgaaagaaaaaacgGTGCCCAATGAAAACACATGAGGCCTCAGAGCACCTCCCAGCCAGGATGTCTGCCCAAATGTGAGTCAGTGTTCAAtggaggcagcagccagggtgGATGGGTGCCTAGCTGGGAGCAAGCCCAGATCTGGGGAGAGCAGCAAGAAGCTGCCCAGACACCACACAGACCCCACAGCCAGGCAAGCGGGTCACAGAAGTGATGGATGCAAAGAGGAGATGCAGGCAGAACATTGGCCAAGGCTGGATTTCGGGTATGTGTGGaggacagagcagaggggcCCAGGATCCTGAGGCCATGTCAAGGTTAACCACTTCACTGCAATGGACCCAGCCATGATGTCCTCTCTACCCTTCCACTTACTGCTAGAAAAAGAACTTTCAGATTTTGGGAAAGGCCTGAAACTCCCTTAAGCAGTACACTTGTAGGGTGTACCCACAAGTTCAGGGAGGATGCCTAGACCAGAGGAGAtggaaaaaagtctttcttttctccctccttccttccacgCATTTTGTGCACCTCTAAGCTTAACTCAGCTGTGCACATGGAGCAAAACTCATCCTGTCTCAGCTGCAATAAACATGGAAAAGCCCATGCAGATGAACTGTGGGCACCACAGCTGCAAACAAACCTTGAGCTCTCCCAGTCTCCATCCCAAAGCCAGGACACCACCCTGTCCCAAAGTACTCTGACAGCCGCTCTCCCCTGGGGACATTTCCACCCTGGGGGTTGCCCACCTACTCCATGCAAATAGTAAAGTCCTGCCATGCCCCAAAACTCTGCCTGGACATCTCCACTTTCCTCATTGCCACAGGCTGGTCGGTACTGTCAGACAAATCAGGCTGGGCAGAGCTCGCCCCCTCGTGGGGGTGCAGCCAGGAGGTGCCCAGGCCCTCCACAGCCAGAGGGGTTGGGTGCCCCAGGGgtgcaggctgggctgtgcctcCGCCGCCTCTTCctccagaggagcaggagcccCAGCACCAACTTAACCAGCAGAAGTGCTTTTTCACCCCAGCAATGCTGGCCTGGCAAAACTTCTTCACTATATCCCCCAGAATGGTTCCTGGgagagccagcccagccttcCTCACAGCAAGGTCTATCCAATATCCAGGGGCAAAGGGATTCCCACAGGCTTCAGAGCCAGACTTCACCCCAAGAGTTTTAAAACAGccagccctcctgccagcacagagtggcttaaaagaagtaaaattcaaataattttcaaatccTCTACTTGAACACATGCCTCCAAACCTACAGCTTTACATTGCAAGATGAGTTCTGAGGTAAAGCAAGGCAGGTTTGCTTGttgttggggggtttttgtttgtttgctttgtgttgggtttggtttttttttcaaggagaaaGGGGCAGTGAAGGCACCTGATACCTCCCTATAATTACAAACAGTTCCTTATCCTTAATACCACTGCTAGGGCACCTATATCCAATCTGGAACTGCTGAAGTATTGCCCAGCTTCATTAAATTATCCATCTGGTGCTCCCCTGCTCATTTCCCTACTATTTTTCCACTTTAATGAGCCCAGCTGGGTCAAATTGACCAGTTACTCCTAAACAGGGATCAgccatccctccctcccctaAGGAATCCAGTGTGCCAAGGGGTCCAAAGATTCTCCATGTATCAGTTTTCACAGACAACCTCCTTCCAGTCATGGGTATACTTAGCAACAGCAGTCATCCTAGCAAGGACCCTCAAGACTCCTCTAAGGATCTGGAGAATTCAAGACAGCTGGGGATAGACATAGCAAAGAAAAGCCTGGGGCTTGCTAGCACAGCACAGCCTCTTCTCAAGTGGTGACCATACATGGGCTGCCAAGGGCTCCTGGTGGCTCATGTGGTGGGAAGCCCCAGAAGGAAAGAGATGGGGCAATTTGGGAGAAACCATTCTCTCACCTCAGATCCCATAGGTGAGAGAAACCTGCCTTGTGAGCCATGGTGCTGCTCAGGTGCAAAtatcctgcagagcacagcccaAGCTGTAGGGACATGCACAGCAATGGGTGTAGTAACTAAGGTCAGACACTGCCTGAAGTCTCCAGAGCTCTACAGAGAGTGCTCTGAATAACACACCCAATgcatattcatagaatcatagaatggtttgggttgaaaagaaccctaaagatcatcttgtttcAACCATGCATGAGTAGGGACACCTCcagctagaccaggttgctcagagccccatccaacctggtcttgaacacctccagggagggggcattcacagcttccttgggcaacctgtgccagtgtctcaccacccttacagtgaagaatttcatccttatgtgtgctggttttgtttgatgggtttttttgtagtgggGGAGAGGCCCCACGGGTGGCTCTGGTGAGAAGCTCCAAAACCAACTAGCCAAGGAACCATTAGAAAGACAATGGATGCACCactgtgattaacatacaaaagaaattatagaagacctgagcagagtcagcagctgggaaagagctgagctggagagccATAGGGTGCTGAGGTGAAGATCCCATgattggtgaggaagaaggggaaaaaggtgcccaagcagaagttccctgcagcccacagggagatggcagctgtactcctgcattcatggaggaacgtggtggaacattccctgaaggtgccaggagggttGAAtatggatttgctgccagtggactgattatacagctttggaagaccctggtgccaggggaggtgactgttcccgaagcacctgtgactctgtgggaagcccaggctggagcagctctggacctcatgggaaggactcatgaaggagaggttcatggaggactctctcccatgggaggaacTCCatgaggaagagggaaggactgtaaggaatccttcttcctgaggaggaagaagcagcaggaaccaccagcctgtgagctgactctaaaccccatcccctgtcccctgtgccgctggggggaaggagggagagaaaccgggaacaaagtgatttgggcccgggaagaagggaggggtgggggtaacatatgtaagctctgctctttgtgttgtctgtgtcctgtgtgtttgattagtgtgaaattaaattattacttttccccaagctgagtctgttttgcccgggaccttaatcagtgaaggaccttccttgtcctttgtctcaacccgTGATCTTCTAGTTGGCCcagtggggagagggggagttgagtgagtggccacatggctggttctttgttgtcctgttaGGCCCAAATGATGACAaacgtctaacctaaatctaccctcttccaggtTAAAAACATTACtacttgtcctatcactgccctctctggtgagaagcccctccccagctttcctgtagccccttcaggtactggaaggccggCATAAAGTCTCcttggaaccttctcttctccaggctgaacagccctaactctctcagcctgtcttcataggagaggtgctccagccttctcaTTGTCTTCGTGGCTCTCCTCTGggcttgctccaacagctctatgtTCTTTCTGTattgaggactccagaactggacccagtactgcaggtggggtctcacaagtgtggagtagagaggaagaatcatctctcttgacctgctggccacgtaTTGGGTTATCTAGCCCCAGTGAAAGGCAGGCTTCCCTCACACCTCAGGCTCCCAGCATCCCACTTTCAAGGCAGGAGGGTTGGCTCCTTCATCCTGCACCATGTTGTCCCATCAGGACAGGATGACCCAAGCAGCCACCTCCCCAGAGCTCACCCCAGCTTCCCACTTCTTTTGGAAAGACTTGACATCATGCTTACACCACAGAAATTTTCTATATAGCACTTCCAGTTCACGGAAGAGAGCATAACATCAGTTTGGTTTAGGTGATGTTACACTGGTGTCAGGAAGACTTTGCCAACATGTCCCCATTAGTATGGGGAAACAGAGTATGTTATGTCCAAATTAGGATTTCTAGGACATTTTCTAATACAAGCTCCTCTTCTATATGCACTGGGCACAGGGAAATAGGTAAGTTTCATTGTCTAAGCAAACCCACcaccttttttctccccatatCTCCTCACTATGCTTTTATGCTTGGGAGCCTTGGGATTTACTTTCCTGGCAGCTCCATCACAAGACTCACTGCTCACATCTCCAGCATGCCTTAAGCTGTCTTAGGAGCACTGTCCTGACTCCATCCATACACAGATCAGCTTGAAAAGAGCTTTGTCCTCAAGGAGGGGAGATCAGAGAACTGAGCTAGCCACAGGGTGAGAAAAGGTAACCccaaacagcaagaaaatgctTCCTTCCTCCATTTTGTGAGGGTAAATCACCAGATCCCAGCAAACACTTAAATAGCACAAGTAAAAGCAGGAGAAGCTAAGAGCTGCACATGAAACTATTACACAAGTTGGAGGGAAAGaaattctccatttttttttaaacaaaaaggaagTTACTTTCGCTTGCTACTTCTTTCCACCAAGTTTCATATGTCATTACAATTCTAAAATGCAGCTAGGCAAGAATGCGTTCAGCATTcatatacacatttttttaaacacatttcgGAAGGCTGCAATGCTTGAGGTGGTACAGAACAGACCCTTCCAGACAGCCTCTTATTTTGCTGAAACTCcagcaagaaacagaaaagagaacaagCTGACCCTGCCTCACCAGCAACCACCACCGCCGCCTGGCCCTGGCTGTGCAGATATAcctgcacctgcagcagcaaaagggGACAGGAAGGCTCAGTTGCCTTGGGCTGCCCCTTGCATCTGCTCCTTGCTCCTGCAAGTTGagctgagcctgcagcagaggcatgGCCAGCCTGGAGCGATGATGGGAATCCCACAGAGCAGGCTCAGAAATCCCCGTGCTCCCCCAGCAGCCAAGGCTTCCCCTTTGTTTCAGCAGTCATACACAGAGCCTTCCAGTGCCTTTTGAAGCTTGCAGTCAAGTCTTCAGCCAAAGCTAATTGCTGTCAGATGTCAGGCAAAACGCTTACTGCAACCATTGGTGCATTAGTGACAGGAGATGACACACCCTTCTCCTCTCATTGTCACTCaaggtttgttgggtttttttcctatcagCATTAACTGGCTTTCAGAAGCCTTGGGGAGAAATGCTAATGCAAGCTTTGAAGCTGGAGGTGAAAAATCAGGCAATCCCCAAAGCTCCTGGATGCTCAGCCTGAATCCAGTCCAAATCTGAGCACTTCTGGGTGATATAATTTGGCTGAGCTTATCTCTATCTGCCTCCACCACAAGCAGATGTGGTCACTGCTactcttctgtctccttttaACCCCACAGAAAGCTGTCCATGTTGGAGCAAAAAGACCCCAAATTTTACAATCTCTACTGataaaacaacaaagcagaGTGGAGGCACAGGTAGATGCATAACCTTACAGCAACTAGCTTGACACATTTGCAGGTTAATGTACTTAGAGGCAAGAAATCAGATGCGCCCAGCAATTGCTGCAAGGAGAGGGAACAGCTGATCTCCACCCACTGGTCCTAAAGATGGGTCTGATTTCAACTGCGGAGCAGACCCAGGTTGCCAGACCCCTTGCTGAGGTTGCCTGCTGTTGGAGCTGTGGTTCCCCACTTGATCAAAACCCCCTTCCAAAGTCTTTGAAGTTCAAAGATGAGACCTTTAGGAAGTCTTAATTCTCTCCCTAGCTGGAGGAGCTTGTCAAAACTATATCAGAGCATCTGACCCATTCCAGCCTCATGGGTCATCATCATTTTAGCCGCACACCCTCTTTTCCCACCATCACCCCTCCCAGCCTCACAGTTTGCTGCGACTGGAAGGCAGCTGTGGCATTGGGGCACCCAGTCCCCAGGCCTCACCTCTCGCTCTCCCCAGAGGATTCATCTCCCACGGGGTTTATGCCTTCAGCACTCTCCTGGCACCCCTCTGAGTCTGACATCTTCTCTCCTGGCCGGCTCGGTGGCCCCACAGCCAGCTCGCTGCACGGGCGCTGCCTTTCCTGTGCTCGGCAGAAGTGAGCTGGGCCGGAAACTTCATGGGCTGAGGGTTTGGGGGGATGGGAGAGGGGCAGAGGGAATGCAAATTTGGggtggttgttgttggtttttttttcagttgttttgggtttttttaactttggaatattttaaagttttgcaTCTGCCAGCAGCTCAAAACTGGACAGTGCTAGGGTAATTCAAAGGGAAAGCAGGGAGCACCGATATCCCCCCCCCATGGTGGGGAGAGGAGTGACCTGCTACTCCCCCATCTGCCCATGCAGCTTTGGGACAGCCCGCATCTCTGAACTGCAGCACCCTACTGGGGTaccagggtgctgctgcaggagctgccgAGGTTGTCCCGACTTCACATCTCTCAAAGGCTGCTGGAGCCAAAGGGTCTGCTTCTGCCCTGCAGCTGTCACCTCTCATGTGCcttcacagctctgcttcttccctATGGCTCCCCGCTGTTGCCACCATTGGTGGAGGTTCTACAGCTCCTCCTGGGGCTTCAGCTCTTATCTCTTCACCACTGGTGAAGGACATGGCTAACAGCCAGTGGTACAGGCTGGCAGGAGGATGGCATggcctcagcctctcctccctgcaaTGAGGGGGATAGGCATACCCAGCTACATGGAGAGACCAACAGCAGAAATGttcccccatccccatccctgcaacACAGACCCTGCCAAAGCCTCCCCATCCCAACCAGGACACCCACAGCAGGGGTAGACCCTTCTGGCACCATGGCATGGGTTGGGTTATTGCCCCCCAGGCAGGCAACACCCGCCTCTCCCACCAAAGCTTTATTTACACCACTGCTGCCCAGGTGCAGCTCTTCGCAAAACCAGAGAAACAGCACCCAGTCAGTGCCCTTGGGCCCGGGGGAGACAGCAGGGACAGAAGAGAGTGGAGGACGGGTGTAGAGAGGTGCTTAGGACTCGCCAGCCTCAAACATCTTCTTCCTGCCCTCCATGCCAGACTTCTCCTCGATGTTCTTCCTCCAGTCACCAACATCACGGAGGTCCTTCTCCTGGGGGAGGGATTGAGGTGTGGGTACAAGCAGTGCCCCCCATGGTAAGAACCCACCCAGGTGATGCCCTTCACCTATTCATTCATGGAAAACCCCATGTCAGTTAGAGAAACTGAGTTCCACCCATACATGTACATATTTTTGGCTGCTCCCTCCTTTTTCAACATCAGAGATGCCAGAGGAGGAAATATGAAGCAGGAAGAACATTATGGAGGAAGGTTCACCCTTAACTCTGTCTATCACACCAGGAGGTGTAAGCCTGAAAAATGGGGGCTGAGTTCTGTATGGGTacaggggagagggaaggagtaCCTTCTCAGTATCCTCCTTCTTGACTTGCTTCAGGTTGGCTCGGAGGTCCATGCAGACCTTGTGCTTGGAGCCCAGCAGGGCCCGCAGCATCGCGTCAGCAGACATGCGCACCCTGCGCAGCGGCGGCCTCTTGAACTTGCCCCGAAGGTCAAAGAGCTTCTGGCTCAAGTCTTCCAGCTATTGGGAGAGGAAatgggggggggcagggaagagagaaagaagggcATGGCTTTCATGAGACAGACCCAAGTGGCACAGAGAGGTATGAAGAGGCTGGAGACTCCCTTAAGGGTTAGCTCTGGCATAAACTCACCTCCTTGCTCGTCTTCTGTAGCTTCACCTCTGTGTCATACCTCTCCTCATCCACTGACTCTATCTTGGCATGAAGCTTTTTGCACAGCTCCTGGGAGAAAAAGTAGAGAGAGATATTGACTGCCAGAACCCACACATCTAATTCCTCTCTACTGACCTCTCTGACACAAAGACCTCAGTCCAGAATACCAGATTGTGTCAAAACTAGATAGCTAATGGTGGCTCACAGGCAAGCTCCTGGTCTCCATGACAATGTCTTCATGCTAATGCTGCCTCAACACATCATTAGCAATGCAGCTTTCCTGCTAGCCAGACCTCTTTCTTTTGCAGATTCCCCAGCTGTCTCTCAAGCAAATTCCACATCCAGTCAGGTCCAGAGCACCCACAAGATGGGAAGAACCATCTAGATTCACCAGGCTGACTGAGGGAGCCAAATGCCTTCTGTTCCAGCACAGTGAAAGCATTAAAGAAGTCTCTACCTGAAGTTCTTGCATGGATCCTGGGATtgacagaggagggcaatgcTCTGCCAGGTAGTTTTGCTTTTCCACTTCTTtagcagctgcttctttttctatttcagtgacagcaagctggagcatagcactctggaaagcagcaggaggatgTTCAGCATGGAGCAGAGGCAAGGAAAGAGGGCAAG
Encoded here:
- the TNNI2 gene encoding troponin I, fast skeletal muscle, translating into MGKGEWKGEWVPDNLLLSHSSLLQKKRRAATARRQHLKSAMLQLAVTEIEKEAAAKEVEKQNYLAEHCPPLSIPGSMQELQELCKKLHAKIESVDEERYDTEVKLQKTSKELEDLSQKLFDLRGKFKRPPLRRVRMSADAMLRALLGSKHKVCMDLRANLKQVKKEDTEKEKDLRDVGDWRKNIEEKSGMEGRKKMFEAGES